The following are encoded together in the Plasmodium vinckei vinckei genome assembly, chromosome: PVVCY_12 genome:
- a CDS encoding proteasome subunit beta type-4, putative — MTLGPVVTGTSVIALKYKNGVMIAADKKASYGNYAKFQNVQRIFKISNKTVMSFSGELADAQYLHELLTRVNVNDVVEKKSKYDLHDTKYYHSYVSRLFYNRKNKIDPLFDNIIIAGLNSQEYDDNDKDILLYSEKQNNEEYKDIDKNDLYIGFVDMHGTHFCEDYITTGYARYFALTLLRNHYRDNMTEDEARSLLNECLKVLYFRDTRASNKIQIVKVTSKGVEYEDPYILNCDLNSRDYIYPSTMLPATGCMW; from the exons ATGACATTAGGCCCAGTAGTTACCGGAACATCAGTAATAGCCctgaaatacaaaaatggGGTAATGATTGCAGCTGACAAAAAAg cTAGCTATGGAAACTATGCAAAATTCCAAAATGTGCAAAGGATTTTCAAGATAAGCAACAAAACAGTAATGAGCTTTAGTGGGGAACTAGCCGATGCTCAATATTTACATGAATTATTAACACGAGTTAATGTAAATGATGTAGTAGAAAAGAAAAGCAAATATGATTTACAtgatacaaaatattaCCATTCATATGTAAGtagattattttataatagaaaaaataagatcGATCCTTTATTTgacaatataataatagctGGTTTAAATTCACAAGAATATGATGACAATgataaagatatattattatattcagagaaacaaaataatgaagaatataaagacattgataaaaatgatttatatattggATTTGTTGATATGCATGGAACTCACTTCTGTGAGGATTATATAACAACAGGTTATGCTCGATACTTTGCCCTTACATTATTACGAAACCATTATAGAGATAATATGACTGAAGATGAAGCTCGttcattattaaatgaatgtttaaaagtattatattttaggGACACAAGAgcttcaaataaaatacaaatagtTAAAGTAACTAGTAAAGGTGTTGAATATGAAGACCCATATATACTTAATTGTGATTTAAATTCTCGGGATTATATTTATCCTTCTACAATGCTTCCCGCAACTGGTTGTATGTGGTAG